The following are encoded together in the Chelonoidis abingdonii isolate Lonesome George unplaced genomic scaffold, CheloAbing_2.0 scaffold2482, whole genome shotgun sequence genome:
- the LOC116816283 gene encoding olfactory receptor 14A16-like: MSNQTTKTEFLLLGFSEVRELQILHCVMFLVIYLAALMENLLIFMAIAFDHHLHTPMYFFLMNLSILDLGSISVTVPKSMANSLINSKSISYGGCVAQVFFLLFLVGADFSLLTVMAYDRYVAICQPLHYERMMNSRACVKMAAGAWISGILYSVLHTGNTFALTFCGGNMVDQFFCEIPQLLKLTCSDSYLSEAGVLAFSVCLVLGCFVFIIVSYVQIFKSVLRIPSEQGQHRALSTCLPHLTVVSLFVCTGAFAYLKPTSSSPSALDLVMGVLYSVLPPILNPIIYSMRNKEMKGALRRLTECR; this comes from the coding sequence atgtcaaaCCAAACCACCAAGACCgagttccttctcctgggattTTCTGAAGTTCGGGAACTGCAGATTTTGCACTGTGTGATGTTTCTAGTGATTTACCTGGCAGCCCTGATGGAGAATCTTCTTATCTTTATGGCCATAGCCTTTGACCAccaccttcacacccccatgtacttcttcctgatgaATCTGTCCATCCTAGACCTTGGCTCCATCTCTGTCACCGTCCCCAAATCCATGGCCAATTCCCTCATTAACAGTAAATCCATTTCCTATGGTGGATGCGTTGCCCAAGTCTTTTTCCTACTCTTCTTAGTGGGAGCGGATTTTTCCCTTCTCACCGTTATGGCTTATGACCGATATGTCGCCATCTGCCAACCATTGCACTATGAGAGAATGATGAACAGCAGAGCTTGTGTCAAAATGGCAGCCGGTGCCTGGATAAGTGGGATTCTCTACTCTGTGCTACACACCGGGAACACATTTGCGTTGACGTTCTGTGGAGGTAACATGGtggatcagttcttctgtgagATCCCCCAGCTACTCAAGCTCACCTGTTCTGACTCATATCTCAGTGAAGCTGGGGTTCTTGCATTTAGTGTGTGTTTAGTCTTAGGCTGCTTTGTTTTTATCATTGTGTCGTATGTTCAGATCTTCAAATCAGTGCTCAGAATCccctctgagcagggccagcataGAGCCCTATCCACCTGCCTTCCTCACCTCACTGTGGTCTCCTTATTTGTTTGCACTGGGGCCTTTGCCTACCTGAaacccacctccagctccccatCTGCTCTGGATCTTGTGATGGGTGTTCTCTATTCTGTATTGCCACCAATCCTGAATCCAATTATCtacagcatgaggaacaaggagatGAAAGGTGCCCTGAGGAGACTGACTGAGTGTAGATAA
- the LOC116816284 gene encoding olfactory receptor 14I1-like, with translation MSNQITNTEFLLLGFSDIRELQILHFMMFLGIYLGALTGNLLIIKAIVLDHHLHTPMYFFLMNLSILDLGCISIVDPKSMANSLMSTMVISYYGCIIQVFFFLLFTTAELPLLIIMANDWYIAICQPLRYKSMMKRRACVQLAASIWISDVLNSALHTGNIFAIIFCGDNEMEQFFCETLQLLKLASYDSHLREIRTIAFSVYFALNCFF, from the coding sequence ATGTCCAACCAAATCACCAATACCGAGTTCCTTCTCTTGGGATTCTCTGACATTCGggagctgcagattttgcatTTCATGATGTTTCTGGGGATTTACCTGGGAGCCCTGACTGGGAATCTTCTCATCATCAAAGCCATAGTCCTCGACCACCatcttcacacccccatgtatttcttcctcatgAATCTGTCCATCCTAGACCTTGGCTGCATCTCCATTGTCGACCCCAAGTCCATGGCCAATTCCCTCATGAGCACCATGGTCATTTCATATTACGGATGCATCATCCaagtctttttcttccttttattcaCTACAGCTGAGCTTCCTTTACTAATCATCATGGCGAACGACTGGTACATTGCCATCTGCCAACCATTGCGCTACAAGTCAATGATGAAAAGGAGAGCTTGTGTCCAACTGGCAGCCAGTATCTGGATCAGTGATGTTCTCAATTCTGCACTGCACACTGGGAACATTTTTGCAATAATCTTCTGTGGAGACAATGAGATGGAGCAGTTCTTCTGTGAAACCCTCCAGCTCCTCAAACTTGCCTCCTATGACTCACATCTCAGAGAAATTCGGACTATTGCCTTTAGTGTGTACTTTGCCTTAAActgctttttttaa